One Arthrobacter sp. FW306-07-I genomic window carries:
- the msrB gene encoding peptide-methionine (R)-S-oxide reductase MsrB — protein sequence MIGGGQENAAPANAVQKTDAQWREELTPEEYHVLRQAGTERPYTGEYWDTHTEGVYQCRACGAELFTSNEKFDSHCGWPSFWAPLAEGKVRYIHDRTLGMERIEVRCGSCDSHLGHVFEGEGYGTPTDQRYCINSVSLRLVSKDDAEGGSQG from the coding sequence ATGATTGGTGGCGGCCAGGAAAACGCCGCACCGGCAAACGCGGTCCAGAAAACCGACGCCCAGTGGCGGGAGGAGCTGACCCCGGAGGAGTACCACGTCCTCCGCCAGGCCGGGACGGAACGGCCTTACACCGGCGAGTACTGGGACACCCATACCGAGGGCGTGTACCAGTGCCGTGCCTGTGGTGCCGAACTGTTCACCAGCAACGAGAAGTTCGATTCGCACTGCGGCTGGCCCTCCTTCTGGGCTCCGCTGGCTGAGGGGAAGGTCCGCTACATCCACGACCGCACCCTGGGTATGGAACGGATCGAGGTGCGGTGCGGGTCCTGCGACTCCCACCTGGGCCACGTGTTCGAGGGCGAGGGCTATGGCACACCCACCGACCAGCGCTACTGCATCAATTCGGTGTCCCTCCGGCTGGTCAGCAAGGACGACGCCGAAGGCGGTTCGCAAGGCTAA
- a CDS encoding thiolase family protein has protein sequence MSQHGSGASQRTVRDVVFVDGIRTPFGRAGEKGIYAGTRADDLIVKCIRGLLRRNPSLPPERIDEVAIAATTQTGDQGLTLGRTAALLAGLPRSVPGFAIDRMCAGAMTAVTTTAGGIGFGAYDVVIAGGVEHMGHHPMGSGADPNPRFMSERLVDPAALNMGNTAENLHDRFPAITKQRTDAYAVASQDKLAAAYQDGQIQPDLVPVAARKPGEGWTVHSKDEPPRPGTTLDDLAGLRTPFRAHGRVTAGNAAGLNDGATAAVLASSDAAAELGLPVKMRLVSYAYAGVEPEVMGIGPVPATEKALQNAGLTIDDIGLFEINEAFAVQVLSFLDHYGIADDDPRVNRYGGAIAVGHPLASSGVRLMIQLARQFEEDPSVRYGITTMCVGLGMGGTVIWENPHHPDYSGTPSGETAAATVSEGALA, from the coding sequence GTGAGCCAGCACGGAAGCGGCGCATCCCAGCGCACTGTCCGCGACGTCGTCTTTGTGGACGGCATCCGCACACCCTTCGGCAGGGCCGGCGAGAAAGGAATCTACGCCGGAACCCGGGCCGACGACCTGATCGTGAAATGCATCCGCGGCCTGCTGCGCCGCAACCCGTCCCTCCCGCCGGAGCGGATCGATGAGGTGGCCATTGCCGCCACCACCCAGACCGGCGACCAGGGCCTCACGCTGGGCCGGACCGCGGCCCTGTTGGCCGGCCTGCCCCGCTCCGTCCCCGGGTTCGCCATCGACCGCATGTGCGCCGGCGCCATGACTGCTGTCACGACGACGGCCGGCGGCATCGGCTTCGGCGCCTACGATGTGGTGATTGCCGGCGGCGTGGAGCATATGGGCCACCATCCGATGGGCTCCGGGGCGGACCCCAATCCGCGGTTCATGTCCGAACGCCTGGTGGACCCTGCGGCCCTGAACATGGGCAACACTGCAGAGAACCTGCACGACCGCTTCCCCGCCATCACCAAGCAGCGCACCGACGCGTACGCGGTGGCCTCGCAGGACAAGCTGGCAGCCGCCTACCAGGACGGGCAGATCCAGCCCGACTTGGTTCCCGTCGCCGCCCGCAAGCCCGGCGAGGGTTGGACGGTGCACAGCAAGGACGAGCCTCCCCGGCCCGGCACCACCCTGGACGACCTGGCCGGGCTGCGCACGCCGTTCCGCGCACACGGCCGGGTCACCGCCGGAAACGCGGCCGGCCTCAACGACGGTGCAACTGCGGCGGTCCTGGCTTCCTCCGACGCCGCCGCAGAACTGGGCCTGCCGGTGAAGATGCGGCTGGTCAGCTACGCCTACGCCGGCGTGGAGCCCGAAGTCATGGGCATCGGCCCTGTCCCCGCCACCGAAAAGGCGCTGCAGAACGCAGGACTGACCATTGATGACATCGGCCTGTTCGAAATCAACGAGGCATTCGCCGTCCAGGTCCTGAGCTTCCTGGACCATTACGGCATTGCCGACGACGACCCCCGGGTCAACCGGTACGGCGGCGCCATTGCGGTGGGCCACCCGCTCGCTTCCTCCGGCGTGCGGCTGATGATCCAGCTGGCCCGCCAATTCGAGGAAGACCCGTCCGTCCGTTACGGGATCACCACCATGTGCGTCGGCCTGGGCATGGGCGGCACCGTGATCTGGGAAAACCCGCACCACCCCGACTACAGTGGAACCCCCTCCGGCGAGACCGCCGCCGCTACCGTTTCCGAAGGAGCCCTGGCATGA
- a CDS encoding threonine aldolase family protein, translating to MTTTAETGTALRLHDPNVRGFASDNYSGVHPEVLAALAAANEGHQVSYGEDDYTARLQELMVEHFGPGIECFPVFNGTGANVLSLQSLLPRWGAVVCASTAHINMDENGAPERIGGLKLLHVPTPDGKLTPELIDREAWGWGDEHRAQPLAVSITQTTELGTCYTPEEIRAIADHAHAKGMKLHMDGARLANAAAHLGVPLRAFTRDAGVDILSFGGTKNGLLFGEVVVALNPEAAHGLLYLRKMDMQLASKMRFMSAQFIALLEGDLWLRSAAHANAMAARLRAAVDTIDGVRPTQKTESNGVFAVLPPGVADRLRNSFRFYDWDEATGEVRWMCSFDTTEEDVDAFAAAIRHELRDYRDPQAG from the coding sequence ATGACGACAACAGCAGAAACCGGCACGGCGCTGCGGCTGCACGATCCCAACGTGCGCGGCTTCGCTTCGGACAACTATTCCGGCGTCCACCCTGAGGTTTTGGCGGCCCTGGCCGCGGCCAATGAAGGGCACCAGGTCTCCTACGGCGAAGACGACTACACCGCACGGCTGCAGGAACTGATGGTTGAGCACTTTGGGCCCGGCATTGAATGCTTCCCGGTGTTCAACGGCACCGGAGCCAACGTCCTGTCCCTGCAGTCGCTGCTCCCCCGCTGGGGTGCCGTGGTCTGTGCCTCCACCGCCCACATCAACATGGACGAAAACGGTGCTCCGGAACGCATCGGCGGCCTCAAGCTCCTGCACGTTCCCACCCCCGACGGCAAGCTGACCCCCGAACTGATTGACCGGGAGGCCTGGGGCTGGGGCGACGAGCACCGGGCCCAGCCGCTGGCCGTGTCCATTACCCAGACCACGGAACTGGGCACCTGCTACACACCGGAAGAGATACGCGCCATTGCCGACCACGCGCACGCCAAAGGCATGAAGCTGCATATGGACGGCGCGAGGCTGGCCAATGCGGCCGCCCACCTTGGCGTGCCCCTGCGCGCCTTCACCAGGGACGCCGGGGTAGACATCCTGTCCTTCGGCGGCACCAAGAACGGACTGCTCTTTGGCGAAGTGGTCGTGGCGCTGAACCCGGAAGCAGCCCACGGCCTGCTCTACCTGCGCAAGATGGACATGCAGCTCGCCTCCAAGATGCGCTTCATGTCCGCCCAGTTCATCGCTTTGCTGGAAGGCGACCTGTGGCTGCGCTCGGCCGCGCACGCCAACGCCATGGCTGCCCGGCTCCGCGCCGCCGTCGACACCATCGACGGCGTACGGCCCACCCAGAAGACCGAATCCAACGGCGTCTTCGCCGTCCTGCCTCCCGGTGTGGCGGACAGGCTGCGCAACTCCTTCCGGTTCTACGACTGGGACGAAGCCACAGGGGAAGTCCGGTGGATGTGTTCCTTTGACACCACCGAGGAGGACGTTGATGCCTTTGCCGCAGCAATCCGCCATGAGCTCCGGGATTACCGGGACCCGCAGGCCGGCTGA
- a CDS encoding 3-hydroxyacyl-CoA dehydrogenase NAD-binding domain-containing protein: MSAADFRKLADLFPNETVTHSYVQDITLPATAGKPSPGTFALVTLDNDLDHTKPTTLGPNTLVELGTVLEGLRDRAARGEIVGVGVTGKPHYLVAGADLSAVKSLEKREHGLWMAQLGHDVYATLANLGVPSFAFINGAALGGGLEIALQSTYRTVSTGAGALALPEGFLGLVPGWGGVYILPRLVGPENAVKVMIENPLSNNRTLTGTQAFAMGIADAVFEPADFLEQSLAWAAGVISGEVVPERPNAVDPSSPDAAARWTAAVEGGRRFVEGKTSNASPAPAKVLELLEANRTMTAAESAALECETLAGLMQTDEFRSTVYAFLDLVQKRAKRPAGAPDRKLARPVTKVGVVGAGLMAGQLALLFARQLKVPVVLTDIDQARVDKGVAYVHAEVDKLLAKQRVSQDAANRTKALVTGSVSKEVFADADFVIEAVFEELHIKKQVFAELEGIVGPECILATNTSSLSVTEMAADLQHPERLVGFHFFNPVAVMPLLEIVRAPRTDDAVLATAFELAKALKKTGVLVKDAAAFVVNRILLRLMGEVTAAFDEGTPAEVADTALRPMGLPMTPFTLLAMVGLPVAQHVQESLHAAFGERFPVSDNLKKLIDNNVKALWEAAPDGSRAIPASTLELMSFGTSPSTGEQVLHRVQDALAEEIGLMLDEGVVAGPEDIDLCMILGAGWPMFLGGITPYLDRVGASERVNGKRFLAPGVASPAQG; this comes from the coding sequence ATGAGCGCCGCAGACTTCCGCAAGTTGGCCGACCTCTTCCCCAACGAAACCGTGACCCATTCCTACGTGCAGGACATCACCCTCCCGGCCACGGCAGGAAAACCAAGCCCCGGCACCTTCGCCCTGGTCACCCTGGACAACGACCTGGACCACACCAAGCCCACCACCCTGGGCCCCAACACCCTGGTGGAGCTGGGGACCGTGCTGGAGGGCCTGCGGGACCGCGCGGCCCGCGGCGAAATCGTGGGCGTCGGCGTCACCGGCAAGCCGCATTACCTGGTGGCCGGCGCGGACCTCTCCGCCGTGAAGTCACTGGAAAAACGCGAGCACGGACTGTGGATGGCACAGCTGGGCCATGACGTCTACGCCACACTGGCCAACCTGGGCGTCCCCAGCTTCGCGTTCATCAACGGCGCTGCCCTGGGCGGGGGCCTGGAGATCGCCCTGCAGTCTACTTACCGCACGGTCTCCACGGGGGCCGGCGCCCTGGCGCTGCCGGAGGGATTCCTTGGCCTGGTGCCCGGCTGGGGCGGCGTCTACATCCTGCCCCGCCTGGTGGGTCCGGAGAACGCGGTCAAGGTCATGATCGAGAACCCGCTCAGCAACAACCGGACCCTCACCGGCACCCAGGCCTTCGCCATGGGCATCGCGGACGCCGTCTTCGAGCCCGCCGACTTCCTGGAACAGTCACTGGCCTGGGCAGCCGGCGTCATCTCCGGCGAGGTGGTCCCGGAGCGGCCCAACGCCGTCGACCCTTCCTCCCCCGACGCTGCGGCCCGCTGGACCGCCGCGGTTGAAGGCGGCCGCAGGTTCGTGGAGGGCAAGACCTCCAATGCCTCCCCGGCCCCCGCCAAGGTCCTGGAACTCCTCGAGGCCAACCGGACCATGACGGCCGCGGAATCCGCCGCCCTGGAATGCGAGACGCTGGCCGGACTCATGCAGACGGACGAGTTCCGTTCCACGGTCTACGCGTTCCTGGACCTGGTGCAGAAGCGTGCCAAGCGCCCCGCCGGAGCCCCCGACCGCAAGCTGGCCCGCCCTGTCACCAAGGTGGGCGTGGTGGGCGCCGGGCTGATGGCCGGCCAGCTGGCACTGCTGTTCGCCCGCCAGTTGAAGGTGCCGGTGGTCCTGACCGACATCGACCAGGCGCGGGTGGACAAGGGCGTGGCCTACGTCCATGCCGAGGTGGACAAGCTGCTGGCCAAGCAGCGTGTCAGCCAGGACGCCGCCAACCGCACCAAGGCACTGGTGACGGGATCGGTGTCGAAAGAGGTGTTCGCGGACGCCGACTTCGTGATCGAGGCCGTCTTCGAGGAACTGCACATCAAGAAGCAGGTGTTCGCCGAGCTGGAGGGGATCGTGGGGCCGGAGTGCATCCTGGCCACCAACACGTCCTCCCTGTCCGTGACGGAGATGGCCGCCGACCTGCAGCACCCCGAGCGGCTGGTGGGTTTCCACTTCTTCAACCCGGTCGCCGTCATGCCGCTCCTGGAGATCGTCCGGGCCCCGCGGACCGATGACGCTGTCCTGGCCACCGCCTTCGAACTGGCCAAAGCCCTGAAGAAGACGGGCGTTCTGGTCAAGGACGCCGCGGCGTTCGTGGTCAACCGCATCCTGCTCCGGCTCATGGGCGAAGTGACGGCTGCGTTCGACGAAGGCACTCCGGCGGAGGTGGCAGACACCGCGCTGCGTCCCATGGGCCTGCCTATGACGCCTTTCACGCTGCTGGCCATGGTGGGCCTGCCGGTGGCACAGCACGTCCAGGAATCGCTGCATGCAGCTTTCGGGGAGCGCTTCCCGGTGTCCGACAACCTGAAGAAGCTCATCGACAACAACGTCAAGGCGTTGTGGGAGGCTGCGCCGGACGGCTCGCGGGCCATCCCGGCTTCCACGTTGGAGCTGATGTCCTTCGGTACCAGCCCTTCCACCGGAGAGCAGGTGCTGCACCGCGTCCAGGATGCCCTGGCTGAGGAAATCGGACTCATGCTGGACGAGGGCGTCGTGGCAGGGCCCGAGGACATCGACCTTTGCATGATCCTTGGCGCGGGCTGGCCCATGTTCCTGGGCGGCATCACGCCGTACCTGGACCGCGTGGGCGCCTCGGAACGGGTCAACGGCAAGCGTTTCCTGGCCCCCGGCGTCGCCTCACCGGCGCAAGGCTAG
- a CDS encoding HRDC domain-containing protein: MTLNTPENTTAGVPAAAAAPHITVEGFDSPIPEIIDLDAPRDGVPLVIETQSGLERCAAAIAAGTGPAGVDAERASGFRYGQRAFLVQIRREGAGTWLIDPEPFGNLEIINDALRGVEWILHAASQDLPCLSELGMWPDKLFDTELAARLAGLPRVGLAAVIEQLLGFGLAKEHSAADWSTRPLPEPWLRYAALDVEVLAELREELIELLQANGKLEYAEQEFAAILAAGIAPPRVDPWRKTSGLHQIRDRRQLAAVRELWLERDSLAQKRDVAPGRLLPDSALVAAAKAMPATVPQLLTTKGFHGRAAQREAPRWLRCISAARALEELPPLHLATNAPPPPRVWADRDPEAAARLATARPLLQAKAEELDLPLENLLTPDYLRRVAWRPPAEVTVDSIAAELLALGARTWQVELTAPLIAGAFLDPQPLPPKEAKAPATAGGQ, translated from the coding sequence ATGACCCTAAACACTCCGGAAAACACCACAGCCGGCGTCCCGGCTGCTGCTGCCGCACCCCACATCACCGTGGAGGGCTTTGACAGCCCCATCCCCGAAATCATCGACCTTGACGCTCCACGGGATGGCGTTCCGCTGGTTATCGAGACCCAGTCCGGCCTGGAGCGCTGCGCCGCTGCCATCGCCGCCGGGACCGGACCCGCGGGCGTGGACGCCGAACGCGCTTCCGGCTTCCGCTACGGGCAACGCGCCTTCCTGGTGCAGATCCGCCGCGAGGGCGCCGGCACATGGTTGATCGATCCGGAGCCGTTCGGAAACCTGGAGATTATCAACGACGCCCTGCGCGGCGTCGAATGGATCCTGCACGCTGCCAGCCAGGACCTGCCCTGCCTGTCCGAGCTGGGCATGTGGCCGGACAAGCTCTTCGACACCGAACTCGCCGCCCGGCTTGCGGGGCTGCCCCGCGTAGGGCTGGCCGCGGTCATCGAACAGCTGCTGGGGTTCGGGCTGGCCAAAGAGCACTCCGCGGCCGACTGGTCCACCCGCCCACTGCCTGAGCCATGGCTGCGCTACGCTGCACTTGACGTCGAAGTCCTGGCCGAACTGCGCGAGGAACTCATCGAACTGCTGCAGGCCAACGGAAAACTGGAGTACGCCGAGCAGGAATTCGCAGCCATCCTGGCAGCCGGCATCGCTCCCCCGCGCGTGGACCCGTGGCGCAAGACCTCCGGCCTGCACCAGATCCGCGACCGCCGCCAGCTCGCCGCGGTCCGCGAGCTGTGGCTGGAACGCGATTCGCTGGCGCAAAAACGCGACGTGGCCCCCGGCAGGCTGCTTCCCGATTCAGCCCTTGTGGCAGCGGCGAAGGCCATGCCGGCCACTGTTCCGCAACTGCTCACCACCAAGGGGTTCCACGGCCGAGCCGCACAGCGCGAAGCTCCCCGCTGGCTGCGCTGCATCTCTGCGGCCCGCGCCTTGGAGGAACTGCCTCCGCTGCACCTGGCCACCAACGCTCCGCCGCCGCCCCGGGTCTGGGCTGACCGGGATCCGGAAGCAGCCGCCCGCCTGGCCACGGCCCGGCCCCTGCTCCAGGCGAAAGCCGAGGAACTGGACCTGCCGCTGGAAAACCTCTTGACGCCGGACTACCTGCGGCGGGTGGCGTGGCGGCCGCCGGCCGAGGTCACGGTGGATTCGATCGCCGCAGAGCTGCTGGCGCTCGGCGCCCGAACGTGGCAGGTTGAACTCACCGCTCCCCTGATCGCCGGTGCGTTCCTTGACCCGCAGCCGCTGCCGCCCAAGGAGGCCAAGGCGCCTGCAACGGCGGGCGGCCAGTAG
- a CDS encoding DUF3000 domain-containing protein: MNALDQVPPDFLHALGTLRKARCRKELRLAEIPAPARLAPFAVALGAEVMAPGVATPSTPVHGPAALAFAAASGTAGPAADEDETELATGRFILLHDPEGSAVWGGEFRIVTYIRAELEPEMGNDQMLGTVAWTWLVEALENHKAGYRAAGGTATRVLSESFGTLAERPGSIDIELRASWTPDSSDVQAHLEAWSDMVCTFAGLPPLPDGVTALPPRRRSQQNGYGTAR, encoded by the coding sequence GTGAACGCACTTGACCAGGTTCCCCCGGATTTTCTCCATGCCTTGGGAACCCTCAGGAAAGCCCGGTGCCGCAAGGAACTGCGGCTCGCGGAGATCCCTGCCCCTGCACGCCTGGCACCCTTCGCCGTCGCGCTGGGCGCCGAAGTCATGGCGCCCGGCGTTGCTACGCCTTCCACCCCCGTGCACGGACCGGCGGCGCTGGCCTTCGCCGCCGCCTCCGGAACGGCCGGCCCTGCGGCGGATGAGGACGAAACGGAACTCGCCACCGGGCGCTTCATCCTGCTGCACGACCCCGAGGGCTCCGCGGTGTGGGGCGGGGAATTCCGCATCGTCACCTACATCCGCGCCGAGCTGGAACCGGAGATGGGTAACGACCAGATGCTGGGGACCGTGGCGTGGACCTGGCTGGTGGAGGCACTGGAAAACCACAAGGCCGGCTACCGGGCAGCGGGCGGCACCGCAACCCGGGTCCTCTCCGAAAGCTTCGGCACCCTGGCGGAGCGGCCGGGGTCGATCGACATCGAACTCCGGGCCTCCTGGACCCCCGATTCCTCCGACGTCCAGGCCCACCTTGAGGCCTGGTCCGACATGGTGTGCACGTTCGCCGGCCTCCCACCGCTGCCCGACGGCGTCACCGCGCTCCCGCCCCGGCGCCGAAGCCAACAGAACGGTTATGGCACAGCCCGGTAA
- a CDS encoding SDR family oxidoreductase has translation MTSTATGAATGSAPARVLVTGGSGASGIAVARALASAGHRVATVGSDEARIRAAAEKAGDGVTPFTCDLADLENVRKLRGEVGAAFGPVDAVIHLVGGWRGAKGIPDQTDDDWDFLERGAVTTLRNVSRVFFEDIAASASGRVAIVSSTALDKPTAAVASYVAAKAAAEAWTMAVADGFRRASEAGGGNAAATILVVKALVDDELRRAHPERKFPGATDVADLAAAVVRLFDTPSTELNGARLRLAD, from the coding sequence GTGACAAGTACGGCCACAGGCGCCGCGACTGGCTCTGCGCCGGCGCGCGTCCTGGTCACGGGCGGCAGCGGCGCCTCGGGGATCGCCGTGGCCCGCGCCCTCGCCTCGGCCGGCCACCGCGTGGCGACGGTGGGCTCGGATGAGGCCAGGATCAGGGCGGCCGCGGAGAAAGCGGGCGACGGCGTCACCCCCTTCACGTGCGACCTGGCGGATTTGGAAAATGTCAGGAAGCTGCGCGGCGAGGTCGGCGCAGCCTTCGGGCCCGTGGACGCCGTGATCCACCTGGTGGGTGGCTGGCGCGGGGCCAAAGGGATCCCCGACCAGACCGACGACGACTGGGACTTCCTGGAACGCGGCGCCGTCACCACGCTGCGGAACGTGTCGCGGGTCTTCTTCGAAGATATCGCGGCGTCCGCCTCCGGCAGGGTTGCGATAGTGTCGTCCACCGCGCTGGACAAGCCCACCGCGGCAGTAGCCAGCTATGTCGCAGCGAAGGCAGCGGCGGAAGCCTGGACCATGGCCGTAGCCGACGGCTTCCGCCGGGCGTCCGAGGCCGGCGGCGGCAACGCCGCTGCCACCATCCTGGTGGTCAAGGCGCTGGTGGACGACGAACTCCGCCGCGCCCACCCGGAGCGGAAGTTCCCGGGAGCGACGGACGTAGCCGACCTTGCTGCCGCCGTCGTACGGCTTTTCGACACCCCGTCCACCGAACTCAACGGTGCCCGGCTCCGGCTGGCGGACTGA
- a CDS encoding DUF6421 family protein, with product MTETLTTAVTGISPQNQDWLRLKTAATALQALQVKDGSIPDPADHIGAAGHVETIVTAIRALSPAFPHDAAYLEAACADFEAWAAGGFAVPDFLSSLLAFQPQELRQDGLQHLVVFPMYTQNGSSNRLVEAVLVEVIWPEFINGLEAGEYSNKLFVPIRFVDFTPGYDTNSAVLFPETVAVSQTPTFTWGAIFADREAARFRRVLKAAAEITSLELPEGAAELLADQDLTEATFVMWDLIHDRTHMRGDLPFDPFMIKQRMPYFLYSLEELRCDLTAFRESVRIEKDEDADPEARRHAKLVQYAIIFDRIFRFAITGSRIRNYDGLGGQLLFAWLHQQHVLHWTDTRLTIDWDEVADAVIALGAGIDELYWRSIDRPKTAHWLAAYKLVSATVTPNPASVWAKGPDALPLAGTPRGLTDQVLDDEFPLSMFYEALEKKMRPVIESTAGITGRSAL from the coding sequence ATGACAGAGACCCTGACCACCGCTGTTACCGGTATTTCCCCCCAGAACCAGGACTGGCTCCGCCTGAAGACGGCAGCCACGGCGCTGCAGGCGCTGCAGGTCAAGGACGGGTCCATCCCGGACCCTGCCGATCACATCGGGGCAGCCGGCCACGTGGAAACCATCGTGACGGCGATCAGGGCCCTGTCCCCCGCCTTCCCGCACGACGCCGCTTACCTCGAGGCTGCCTGCGCCGACTTCGAGGCATGGGCCGCCGGCGGCTTTGCGGTGCCGGACTTCCTGTCCTCCTTGCTGGCGTTCCAGCCGCAGGAACTGCGCCAGGACGGCCTGCAGCACCTGGTGGTCTTTCCCATGTACACCCAGAACGGCAGCAGCAACCGCCTGGTGGAGGCCGTGCTGGTCGAGGTGATCTGGCCGGAGTTCATCAACGGGCTGGAAGCAGGGGAATACTCCAACAAGCTGTTCGTCCCCATCCGGTTCGTCGACTTCACCCCGGGCTACGACACGAACTCTGCCGTCCTGTTCCCCGAGACGGTGGCGGTCAGCCAGACCCCTACCTTTACCTGGGGTGCCATCTTCGCCGACCGCGAGGCCGCCCGGTTCCGCCGCGTCCTGAAGGCCGCCGCCGAGATCACCTCCCTGGAGCTGCCGGAAGGCGCCGCGGAACTCCTGGCGGACCAGGACCTCACCGAGGCCACCTTCGTGATGTGGGACCTGATCCACGACCGGACCCACATGCGCGGCGACCTGCCGTTCGACCCCTTCATGATCAAGCAGCGGATGCCCTACTTCCTGTATTCGCTGGAGGAACTGCGCTGCGACCTCACCGCTTTCCGCGAGTCTGTGCGGATCGAAAAGGACGAGGACGCCGACCCCGAAGCCCGGCGGCACGCGAAGCTGGTGCAGTACGCCATCATCTTCGACCGCATCTTCCGCTTCGCCATCACCGGCAGCCGGATCCGCAACTACGACGGCCTGGGCGGCCAACTCCTGTTCGCGTGGCTGCACCAGCAGCACGTGCTGCACTGGACGGACACGCGGCTTACCATCGACTGGGATGAGGTGGCGGACGCCGTCATCGCTTTGGGAGCCGGCATCGACGAACTGTACTGGCGTTCCATCGACCGGCCCAAGACCGCCCACTGGCTGGCGGCCTATAAGCTGGTGTCCGCCACCGTCACCCCGAACCCGGCCTCCGTGTGGGCCAAGGGCCCCGATGCACTGCCGTTGGCGGGGACACCCCGCGGCCTCACGGACCAGGTCTTGGATGACGAATTCCCGCTGTCCATGTTCTACGAGGCACTGGAGAAGAAGATGCGCCCGGTTATTGAGTCCACCGCCGGCATCACCGGCCGTTCCGCGCTGTGA
- a CDS encoding alpha/beta hydrolase family protein, with amino-acid sequence MTAPTRDSGGMSPGAKWAIGGAIAGGSVASLLGAGSSALAVYFARRVITPARQRAADKEVLAVIRDGQKQQVILAANDDTTVDGVYGFFFDGGKGHARIGRIISYSPAERTVLREVEAVYSGDLSTARWGWWSGATYPDPAAVGIPAEDVLIPVERGEAPAWLVRAKGTARTWAIMVHGRGATRQEALRAVGPALELGLTSLLVSYRNDGLAPSADDGRYGLGSTEWQDIEAAIEYALAHGAEEVVLFGWSMGGAICLQTADLSRHRHLIRAMVLDAPVIDWVTVLAHHAQLNRIPSLVGRYGQLMLGHPLGRRLTGLSAPVDLKVMDWVSRAVELRTPTLIIHSVDDEYVPYGPSALLAERNPEMVTFETFNHARHTKEWNVDPERWERLVKAWLRQQLAPRLNPGSRPGPESAAQHTATGA; translated from the coding sequence ATGACTGCACCCACCCGGGACTCCGGCGGCATGTCGCCGGGGGCGAAGTGGGCCATCGGCGGGGCGATTGCCGGCGGCTCGGTGGCAAGCCTGCTGGGAGCAGGGTCCTCAGCGCTCGCCGTGTACTTCGCCCGCCGCGTGATCACCCCGGCCCGGCAACGGGCGGCGGACAAGGAAGTGCTGGCCGTGATCCGTGACGGGCAAAAGCAGCAGGTGATCCTGGCTGCCAACGATGACACCACGGTGGATGGGGTCTATGGATTCTTTTTCGACGGCGGCAAGGGCCACGCGCGCATCGGCCGCATCATTTCCTACTCACCGGCGGAACGGACGGTCCTGCGCGAGGTCGAAGCCGTCTACAGCGGGGACCTCTCGACCGCGCGCTGGGGATGGTGGAGCGGCGCCACCTACCCGGACCCGGCCGCCGTCGGGATTCCTGCCGAAGATGTGCTGATTCCCGTCGAGCGGGGCGAAGCGCCCGCCTGGCTGGTGCGCGCCAAGGGAACGGCCCGCACCTGGGCCATCATGGTGCACGGCCGCGGTGCCACCCGGCAGGAGGCCCTCCGGGCCGTGGGCCCGGCCCTGGAACTGGGACTGACCAGCCTGCTGGTGTCCTACCGGAACGACGGACTGGCGCCCTCGGCTGACGATGGACGGTATGGCCTGGGTTCAACGGAATGGCAGGACATCGAAGCCGCCATCGAATACGCCCTGGCCCACGGTGCCGAGGAAGTGGTCCTGTTCGGCTGGTCCATGGGCGGAGCCATCTGCCTGCAGACCGCAGACCTCTCCCGCCACCGGCACCTGATCCGGGCCATGGTGCTCGACGCGCCGGTCATCGACTGGGTCACCGTCCTGGCGCACCATGCGCAGCTGAACCGGATCCCGTCGCTGGTGGGCAGGTACGGGCAGCTGATGCTGGGCCATCCACTGGGACGCAGGCTCACCGGCCTGTCCGCACCAGTGGACCTCAAAGTCATGGACTGGGTGTCCCGGGCCGTCGAACTGCGGACGCCCACCCTCATCATCCACAGCGTCGACGACGAGTACGTACCGTACGGACCCTCCGCCCTGCTGGCTGAACGGAACCCGGAGATGGTGACCTTCGAAACGTTCAACCATGCGCGGCACACCAAGGAATGGAACGTCGATCCCGAACGCTGGGAGCGGCTGGTGAAGGCGTGGCTCCGTCAACAGCTTGCGCCGCGCCTCAATCCCGGTTCCAGGCCTGGCCCGGAATCAGCGGCACAACACACCGCAACGGGGGCGTGA